A part of Deinococcus aerius genomic DNA contains:
- a CDS encoding AzlD domain-containing protein, giving the protein MSAPLVIALMWLVTYPSRLLGLSLGRLNLPPFWLAFLRFVPVSVFAALIVPDVLGSPEWPRRLPAALVGALLMWRTRSLALGILGGFAVYWAVRVALG; this is encoded by the coding sequence GTGAGCGCCCCCCTCGTCATCGCGCTGATGTGGCTCGTCACGTACCCGTCGCGCCTGCTGGGCCTCAGCCTGGGCCGCTTGAACTTGCCGCCCTTCTGGCTGGCCTTCCTGCGCTTCGTGCCCGTCAGCGTCTTCGCCGCCCTGATCGTGCCCGACGTGCTGGGCAGCCCCGAGTGGCCCCGCCGCCTTCCTGCCGCCCTGGTCGGCGCGCTGCTCATGTGGCGCACCCGGAGCCTCGCCCTGGGAATTTTGGGAGGGTTCGCCGTTTACTGGGCGGTGAGAGTGGCCTTGGGGTAA